The following proteins come from a genomic window of Microbacterium lemovicicum:
- a CDS encoding glycosyltransferase, whose amino-acid sequence MLGSLTGRRTGRHMTGVGPVTVALATFKRPGPLANALNAIRSQVDEANRAGTASHEILVIDNDPRATGRDVAEKYGARYFVESTPGIAAARNRALDEAATSDVLIFLDDDEVVQPGWLDTITQRQRETGAAAVAGKVVTVFPAQLEPWIRDSGAFIRPVRVDGQPMNEAATNNLLLHLPTIRALGLRFDERFGLTGGSDSMFTRQLTARGGEIRWAEAAVVVEQEEENRFTKKWVLMRTFRFGNTSARVDLALAGSPRRRLIARARVVSRGAGRVFYGCARWIAGVVTRNSSHRAKGHRMVYRGLGMLAGVAGYAHNEYGRRRRASS is encoded by the coding sequence ATGCTCGGAAGTCTCACCGGCAGGAGGACGGGGCGTCATATGACGGGTGTGGGTCCAGTTACCGTCGCTCTCGCGACTTTCAAGCGGCCGGGGCCGCTGGCGAATGCGTTGAACGCAATCCGTTCGCAAGTCGACGAGGCGAACCGTGCGGGAACTGCTTCCCACGAAATCCTCGTGATCGATAACGACCCCCGCGCGACTGGTCGTGACGTCGCCGAAAAGTACGGAGCTCGGTACTTCGTCGAATCGACGCCGGGAATAGCAGCCGCGCGCAATCGAGCGCTCGACGAAGCCGCCACGTCCGATGTCCTGATCTTTCTCGACGATGACGAAGTGGTCCAACCCGGCTGGCTTGACACGATCACTCAGCGACAGCGCGAGACCGGCGCCGCGGCGGTAGCCGGCAAAGTCGTAACGGTGTTTCCGGCGCAGCTCGAACCCTGGATCCGTGACAGTGGGGCGTTCATCCGCCCCGTGCGCGTTGACGGCCAGCCCATGAACGAGGCAGCCACCAACAACCTCCTCCTCCATCTGCCCACCATTCGCGCGCTGGGCCTGCGATTCGACGAGCGCTTCGGCTTGACCGGCGGTAGCGACAGCATGTTCACGAGGCAGCTGACCGCTCGCGGCGGGGAGATCCGCTGGGCGGAGGCCGCGGTCGTGGTCGAGCAGGAAGAAGAGAACCGATTCACGAAGAAGTGGGTCCTCATGAGGACGTTCCGCTTCGGTAACACCTCGGCTCGGGTGGATCTCGCGCTGGCCGGCAGCCCGCGACGACGCCTGATCGCTCGCGCGAGGGTGGTGTCGCGCGGCGCCGGACGCGTCTTCTACGGGTGTGCGCGCTGGATCGCCGGTGTTGTCACCCGTAACTCGTCGCATCGCGCGAAGGGGCATCGGATGGTCTACCGGGGACTGGGAATGCTGGCCGGTGTCGCCGGCTACGCCCACAACGAGTACGGTCGCCGGCGTCGGGCGTCGTCGTGA
- a CDS encoding glycosyltransferase encodes MSIDAGACAVLIVNYGSHELIRRNTMLSQLPTGIRVFVVDNPTTVEERAAVAALSEESGWRLLTPDENLGFGGGMNLAASVALSDGCQVLLALNPDAYLVEDATIRLLEYAYDHPRAIVAPRISRPDGRPFSSMMSLDLTSGSVGRADSGVTAGASVAWLSGACFAMSATLWRELDGFDDDYFLYWEDIDLSFRARSIGAELRLLEDAVAIHDPGGTQEQRGRAKSSIYYFFNTRNRLLFAAKHLPRADRMRWLARSAGEGYRILLRGGRHQLAAPRRSVLPVIRGTIAGAAAVLRSVRSRSVRPRSGQGLPHPAVRSQFIFAPRARLYETVRSAHLERAHQMAPAAIVYRWRRYDFDPSLTDGLEMVRLGRLSAGFVLRRSNVRELEINEPLMYASLPTSAIVIALVSFLRASHRRPRLVAYAIENSNPFAQQGGSVRARLQRRVRFAIARFVWRRIDRVVYGTESSRDLYRSLLGPSGGAEKVILALPARMKAGHISKPLPTVVFLGALVQRKGLPLLREAWPIVRHRLPDATLTVIGKGALQSDVEKWAAEDETVTFIADPPRATIRDELAKARVLVLPSQPSATWREQVGLPIVEGLQQGCAIVTTDQTGLATWLAERDHGVVSSPSSAGELASTIVTQLERGDRAVHITGSLPEEDGRLEADAWLFADESTAEGKM; translated from the coding sequence ATGTCCATCGACGCCGGCGCATGCGCCGTCCTCATCGTCAATTACGGTTCTCACGAGCTGATCCGCCGAAATACGATGCTCTCTCAGCTCCCAACCGGCATCAGGGTCTTCGTCGTCGACAATCCGACGACCGTGGAGGAGCGTGCGGCCGTCGCTGCGCTCAGCGAGGAGTCCGGATGGCGACTTCTCACGCCGGACGAAAACCTCGGATTCGGCGGGGGCATGAACCTCGCCGCGTCGGTCGCTCTGAGCGACGGATGCCAAGTGCTGCTCGCCCTGAATCCGGACGCATACCTGGTGGAAGACGCCACGATCAGACTGCTCGAGTACGCGTACGACCACCCGAGAGCCATCGTGGCTCCGAGGATAAGTCGTCCGGATGGGAGGCCGTTCTCCTCGATGATGAGTCTCGACCTGACGTCTGGATCCGTCGGGCGAGCCGACTCCGGCGTGACGGCTGGCGCATCGGTTGCGTGGCTGAGCGGCGCATGCTTCGCGATGAGCGCCACGTTGTGGCGTGAGCTCGACGGCTTCGACGACGACTATTTCCTCTACTGGGAGGACATAGATCTGTCCTTTCGAGCGCGGAGCATCGGGGCTGAGCTGCGCTTGCTGGAGGACGCGGTGGCCATCCATGACCCTGGCGGAACGCAAGAGCAGCGAGGCCGGGCGAAGTCGTCGATTTACTACTTCTTCAACACCCGCAACCGCCTCCTCTTTGCCGCGAAACACCTGCCGCGGGCCGATCGGATGCGCTGGCTCGCCAGGTCCGCAGGCGAGGGTTATCGCATCCTCCTCCGGGGTGGGCGACACCAGTTGGCTGCTCCGCGGCGTTCGGTGCTTCCCGTCATACGCGGCACGATCGCTGGTGCGGCGGCGGTGCTGCGCTCCGTCCGCAGTCGATCGGTGCGCCCTCGATCCGGCCAGGGGCTTCCGCATCCCGCTGTCCGTTCGCAGTTCATCTTCGCGCCCCGAGCGCGCCTATATGAAACGGTGCGAAGCGCACATCTGGAGCGAGCTCACCAGATGGCGCCGGCAGCCATCGTCTACCGCTGGCGGCGGTACGATTTCGACCCGTCGCTCACGGACGGGCTCGAGATGGTTCGGTTGGGGCGGCTCTCGGCCGGCTTCGTCCTCCGCCGCTCGAACGTGCGCGAGCTCGAGATCAACGAGCCGCTGATGTACGCCAGCCTGCCGACTTCAGCGATTGTCATCGCGCTCGTCTCCTTTCTTCGTGCGTCGCACCGACGGCCACGTCTCGTCGCCTACGCGATCGAGAACAGCAATCCCTTCGCCCAGCAGGGGGGCTCCGTCCGGGCCCGTCTGCAACGTCGAGTCAGATTTGCGATCGCCCGGTTCGTGTGGCGTCGGATCGACAGGGTGGTCTACGGCACCGAGTCGTCGCGCGATCTGTACCGCTCGCTGCTGGGACCATCCGGCGGCGCCGAGAAGGTCATCCTCGCGCTCCCGGCACGTATGAAGGCCGGCCACATCTCCAAGCCGCTTCCCACGGTCGTCTTCCTCGGCGCACTGGTGCAACGCAAAGGGCTGCCGCTTCTACGTGAGGCGTGGCCCATTGTCCGCCATCGACTTCCTGATGCCACGTTGACGGTGATCGGGAAGGGCGCACTGCAGTCTGATGTCGAGAAATGGGCGGCCGAAGACGAGACGGTCACCTTCATAGCCGATCCGCCCCGGGCCACCATCCGAGACGAGCTCGCCAAGGCGAGAGTCCTCGTGCTTCCGTCTCAGCCGAGCGCGACGTGGCGCGAGCAAGTCGGCCTGCCGATCGTCGAAGGGCTGCAGCAGGGGTGTGCGATCGTGACGACTGATCAGACGGGCCTGGCAACGTGGTTGGCCGAACGCGATCATGGTGTCGTGTCCTCACCCAGCAGCGCTGGCGAGCTCGCTTCCACGATCGTGACGCAGCTCGAGCGCGGTGACCGGGCAGTGCACATCACCGGGTCCTTGCCAGAAGAAGATGGGCGTCTGGAAGCGGACGCGTGGTTGTTCGCGGATGAGAGCACCGCTGAAGGGAAGATGTGA
- a CDS encoding CDP-alcohol phosphatidyltransferase family protein has product MGLTPNGVTAVSAVFTFTGIILLVAVPTAPWLGIVVALLLALGYAWDSADGQLARLQGGGTIAGEWLDHFVDAIKIATLHLAVLVGLFRFTDISAGWLLVPLGFSVVATVSFFGTLLNDLLKGARGVASSQARGGGTALRSLVLVPTDYGLLCLVFVLWGWPTLFLAVYALLGVACTAFLALAAVKWFREMRRIDAPVTAGGAS; this is encoded by the coding sequence ATGGGGCTCACGCCCAACGGAGTGACGGCGGTGAGCGCCGTCTTCACCTTCACCGGGATCATTCTCCTCGTGGCCGTTCCCACGGCGCCTTGGCTGGGAATCGTCGTAGCCCTTCTTCTTGCGCTGGGGTATGCATGGGATTCGGCTGATGGTCAGCTCGCCCGCTTGCAAGGCGGTGGAACGATCGCAGGGGAATGGCTGGACCACTTCGTCGACGCGATAAAGATCGCGACTTTACACCTAGCCGTCCTCGTGGGCCTGTTCCGTTTCACCGACATCTCCGCGGGGTGGCTGCTGGTCCCACTCGGATTCAGCGTCGTGGCAACGGTTTCCTTCTTCGGCACACTGCTCAACGACCTTCTCAAGGGTGCGCGGGGGGTCGCTTCCAGCCAGGCGCGCGGAGGCGGCACAGCATTGAGATCGCTGGTGCTGGTGCCGACCGATTACGGTCTGCTGTGCCTGGTCTTTGTTCTATGGGGGTGGCCGACGCTGTTCCTGGCCGTCTACGCGCTCTTGGGTGTCGCCTGCACGGCCTTCCTCGCGCTCGCCGCCGTGAAGTGGTTTCGCGAGATGCGCAGGATCGACGCTCCTGTTACCGCCGGAGGAGCGAGCTGA
- a CDS encoding glycosyltransferase, which yields MPREHVRRYLVAHPSAELYGSDRVMLESVAGMREAGADVTVVLPDDGPLTTELRAAGADVVIAPTLVLRKSLLKPAGWPRLLSGTIRGLRSSRKILKALQPDAVYVSTVTLPLWPVAARWSRIPAVVHLHEGEQGASALVKRGMYAPALLAQKVLVNSEFSRGVLREAFPRMAERAVVVYNGVAGPQRVAIPRERLEAPVRVVYVGRLSPRKGPDLLIEALALLDTDLPDMRLDLLGGVFPGYEWFEDALRQRITALGLEERVRLLGFRQDIWSVVEENDILVVPSRLDEPFGNTAVEGVIARRVVLASDTSGLREATAGVATAILFAPDDSSAIAEALRSAVAGWPNLAPQLEDEAAAASARYSPARYRKDIGTMMTAVSSLLRR from the coding sequence ATGCCCCGCGAACACGTCCGCCGTTATCTGGTCGCACACCCCAGCGCAGAGCTGTACGGCTCAGATCGCGTCATGCTCGAGAGCGTGGCCGGAATGCGGGAGGCCGGCGCCGACGTCACCGTCGTCCTGCCCGATGATGGACCGCTGACCACTGAACTCCGCGCGGCGGGTGCCGACGTCGTCATCGCTCCGACACTGGTCCTCCGCAAGAGTCTTCTGAAGCCCGCAGGCTGGCCACGGCTGCTGTCAGGGACCATCCGAGGCCTCCGCAGCTCGAGGAAGATACTGAAGGCCCTGCAACCAGACGCCGTCTACGTGAGCACTGTGACGCTCCCGCTCTGGCCGGTCGCGGCTCGGTGGTCGAGGATCCCCGCCGTGGTTCATCTCCATGAGGGCGAGCAGGGCGCCTCCGCTCTTGTGAAGCGGGGGATGTACGCTCCCGCCCTTTTGGCCCAGAAGGTGCTGGTCAACAGCGAGTTCAGCCGTGGCGTCCTCAGGGAGGCCTTCCCGAGGATGGCCGAGCGCGCGGTGGTCGTCTACAACGGAGTGGCAGGGCCTCAGCGCGTTGCAATCCCACGGGAACGACTCGAGGCACCGGTCCGGGTCGTCTATGTCGGACGCCTCTCCCCTCGCAAGGGACCGGACCTTCTCATTGAGGCACTTGCACTGTTGGACACCGACCTCCCTGACATGCGCCTCGATCTGCTCGGCGGCGTCTTCCCGGGTTATGAGTGGTTCGAGGACGCACTGCGCCAGCGCATCACTGCGCTCGGACTTGAGGAGCGGGTTCGCCTGCTGGGTTTCCGACAGGACATCTGGTCCGTCGTCGAGGAGAACGACATCCTCGTCGTGCCTTCGAGGCTCGACGAGCCGTTCGGGAACACAGCGGTCGAAGGCGTCATCGCGAGGCGTGTCGTTCTGGCGAGTGACACCAGCGGGCTCCGGGAGGCTACCGCGGGGGTCGCAACGGCCATCCTGTTCGCCCCAGATGACTCGTCTGCCATCGCTGAGGCACTCCGCTCTGCGGTGGCGGGCTGGCCGAACCTCGCTCCGCAATTGGAAGACGAGGCCGCCGCCGCTTCCGCCCGCTACTCCCCTGCGCGTTACCGCAAAGATATCGGCACGATGATGACTGCTGTCAGCTCGCTCCTCCGGCGGTAA